From the Lathyrus oleraceus cultivar Zhongwan6 chromosome 4, CAAS_Psat_ZW6_1.0, whole genome shotgun sequence genome, one window contains:
- the LOC127074438 gene encoding PI-PLC X domain-containing protein At5g67130 isoform X1, giving the protein MCSHSRSKCRALTTTMFFLLPLISSLFFTPSTACSNGNCQVLEACSAATDCGSGLFCGNCPALGLNQPICTRGQPVLPTSTVNGLPFNKYSWIVTHNAFSIVDSPPLPSVQRLTFYNQEDSVTNQLRNGVRGLMLDMYDFQNDIWLCHSFRGQCFNFTAFQPAINTLKEVEAFLTQNPTELVTIIIEDYVHTPKGLTNLFTSAGLDKYWFPVSKMPKKGDDWPTVTEMVQANHRLIVFTSDASKEAQEGIAYQWKHIVENECKRNTIYTHIYNITPLYINDSYMIHLFSAGDPGVQKGSCPHRKESKALNSKGASLFLMNYFPTYPVQADSCKEHSAPLAEMVNTCYKAAGNVVPNFIAVNFYMRSDGGGVFDIVDKMNGHSLCGCSTVAACQAGATYGSCKNISVPSTSPASSTRGSGSFTGSVQFSKSASPVRYPNSLLVFLFYFLLISVLFKL; this is encoded by the exons ATGTGTTCACATTCCCGTTCAAAATGCAGAGCACTAACCACCACCATGTTCTTCCTTTTACCACTCATCTCTTCTCTTTTCTTCACCCCTTCCACCGCCTGTTCTAACGGCAATTGCCAG GTTCTGGAAGCTTGTTCTGCGGCTACGGATTGTGGGTCGGGGCTTTTTTGCGGTAATTGTCCTGCTTTGGGATTGAACCAACCCATATGTACCAGAGGGCAGCCTGTACTTCCCACATCCACT GTGAATGGATTGCCCTTCAACAAGTACTCATGGATAGTGACTCACAATGCTTTCAGCATTGTTGATTCGCCTCCTTTGCCGAGTGTTCAGAGACTAACATTTTACAATCAAGAAGATAGTGTAACTAATCAGTTGAGG AATGGAGTGCGGGGACTAATGTTGGATATGTACGACTTTCAAAATGATATCTGGCTCTGTCATTCGTTTCGAGGGCAATGCTTCAACTTCACTGCCTTT CAACCTGCAATCAATACTTTGAAAGAAGTGGAAGCATTCTTGACCCAAAATCCAACTGAGCTTGTTACCATCATAATTGAAGACTATGTGCATACTCCAAAGGGGTTGACTAATCTGTTCACAAGTGCTGGATTGGATAAGTATTGGTTTCCTGTGTCCAAGATGCCAAAAAAAGGAGATGACTGGCCTACTGTAACCGAGATGGTTCAAGCGAATCATCGGCTTATTGTTTTCACTTCTGATGCTTCGAAGGAAGCTCAAGAAGGAATAGCTTATCAATGGAAGCACATTGTTGAAAATGAGTGTAAGCGCAATACCATTTATACGCATATATATAATATAACCCCTTTATACATTAATGACAGTTACATGATTCACTTGTTTTCAGCTGGAGACCCCGGAGTTCAAAAGGGTTCTTGCCCACATAGGAAAGAATCAAAGGCATTAAACTCTAAAGGTGCATCGCTTTTCTTGATGAATTACTTTCCGACATATCCGGTTCAAGCTGACTCGTGCAAAGAGCATTCCGCTCCACTTGCTGAGATGGTGAACACATGTTATAAAGCTGCAGGGAATGTGGTTCCTAACTTCATAGCTGTTAACTTCTACATG AGGAGTGACGGCGGTGGTGTTTTTGATATTGTGGATAAAATGAATGGCCACTCATTATGTGGATGTAGTACAGTTGCTGCTTGCCAG GCAGGTGCAACCTATGGGTCTTGCAAGAATATTTCTGTACCAAGTACAAGTCCAGCGAGCAGCACTCGCGGCAGTGGAAGCTTTACTGGATCCGTTCAGTTCTCTAAATCTGCTTCACCCGTTCGTTATCCAAATTCATTGCTTGTTTTCTTGTTTTACTTCCTGCTTATTTCAGTCTTGTTTAAACTCTGA
- the LOC127074438 gene encoding PI-PLC X domain-containing protein At5g67130 isoform X2, which translates to MCSHSRSKCRALTTTMFFLLPLISSLFFTPSTACSNGNCQVLEACSAATDCGSGLFCGNCPALGLNQPICTRGQPVLPTSTVNGLPFNKYSWIVTHNAFSIVDSPPLPSVQRLTFYNQEDSVTNQLRNGVRGLMLDMYDFQNDIWLCHSFRGQCFNFTAFQPAINTLKEVEAFLTQNPTELVTIIIEDYVHTPKGLTNLFTSAGLDKYWFPVSKMPKKGDDWPTVTEMVQANHRLIVFTSDASKEAQEGIAYQWKHIVENESGDPGVQKGSCPHRKESKALNSKGASLFLMNYFPTYPVQADSCKEHSAPLAEMVNTCYKAAGNVVPNFIAVNFYMRSDGGGVFDIVDKMNGHSLCGCSTVAACQAGATYGSCKNISVPSTSPASSTRGSGSFTGSVQFSKSASPVRYPNSLLVFLFYFLLISVLFKL; encoded by the exons ATGTGTTCACATTCCCGTTCAAAATGCAGAGCACTAACCACCACCATGTTCTTCCTTTTACCACTCATCTCTTCTCTTTTCTTCACCCCTTCCACCGCCTGTTCTAACGGCAATTGCCAG GTTCTGGAAGCTTGTTCTGCGGCTACGGATTGTGGGTCGGGGCTTTTTTGCGGTAATTGTCCTGCTTTGGGATTGAACCAACCCATATGTACCAGAGGGCAGCCTGTACTTCCCACATCCACT GTGAATGGATTGCCCTTCAACAAGTACTCATGGATAGTGACTCACAATGCTTTCAGCATTGTTGATTCGCCTCCTTTGCCGAGTGTTCAGAGACTAACATTTTACAATCAAGAAGATAGTGTAACTAATCAGTTGAGG AATGGAGTGCGGGGACTAATGTTGGATATGTACGACTTTCAAAATGATATCTGGCTCTGTCATTCGTTTCGAGGGCAATGCTTCAACTTCACTGCCTTT CAACCTGCAATCAATACTTTGAAAGAAGTGGAAGCATTCTTGACCCAAAATCCAACTGAGCTTGTTACCATCATAATTGAAGACTATGTGCATACTCCAAAGGGGTTGACTAATCTGTTCACAAGTGCTGGATTGGATAAGTATTGGTTTCCTGTGTCCAAGATGCCAAAAAAAGGAGATGACTGGCCTACTGTAACCGAGATGGTTCAAGCGAATCATCGGCTTATTGTTTTCACTTCTGATGCTTCGAAGGAAGCTCAAGAAGGAATAGCTTATCAATGGAAGCACATTGTTGAAAATGAGT CTGGAGACCCCGGAGTTCAAAAGGGTTCTTGCCCACATAGGAAAGAATCAAAGGCATTAAACTCTAAAGGTGCATCGCTTTTCTTGATGAATTACTTTCCGACATATCCGGTTCAAGCTGACTCGTGCAAAGAGCATTCCGCTCCACTTGCTGAGATGGTGAACACATGTTATAAAGCTGCAGGGAATGTGGTTCCTAACTTCATAGCTGTTAACTTCTACATG AGGAGTGACGGCGGTGGTGTTTTTGATATTGTGGATAAAATGAATGGCCACTCATTATGTGGATGTAGTACAGTTGCTGCTTGCCAG GCAGGTGCAACCTATGGGTCTTGCAAGAATATTTCTGTACCAAGTACAAGTCCAGCGAGCAGCACTCGCGGCAGTGGAAGCTTTACTGGATCCGTTCAGTTCTCTAAATCTGCTTCACCCGTTCGTTATCCAAATTCATTGCTTGTTTTCTTGTTTTACTTCCTGCTTATTTCAGTCTTGTTTAAACTCTGA
- the LOC127074438 gene encoding PI-PLC X domain-containing protein At5g67130 isoform X3, with translation MCSHSRSKCRALTTTMFFLLPLISSLFFTPSTACSNGNCQVLEACSAATDCGSGLFCGNCPALGLNQPICTRGQPVLPTSTVNGLPFNKYSWIVTHNAFSIVDSPPLPSVQRLTFYNQEDSVTNQLRNGVRGLMLDMYDFQNDIWLCHSFRGQCFNFTAFQPAINTLKEVEAFLTQNPTELVTIIIEDYVHTPKGLTNLFTSAGLDKYWFPVSKMPKKGDDWPTVTEMVQANHRLIVFTSDASKEAQEGIAYQWKHIVENESGDPGVQKGSCPHRKESKALNSKGASLFLMNYFPTYPVQADSCKEHSAPLAEMVNTCYKAAGNVVPNFIAVNFYMRSDGGGVFDIVDKMNGHSLCGCSTVAACQAGATYGSCKNISVPSTSPASSTRGSGSFTGSVQFSKSASPAIFKNI, from the exons ATGTGTTCACATTCCCGTTCAAAATGCAGAGCACTAACCACCACCATGTTCTTCCTTTTACCACTCATCTCTTCTCTTTTCTTCACCCCTTCCACCGCCTGTTCTAACGGCAATTGCCAG GTTCTGGAAGCTTGTTCTGCGGCTACGGATTGTGGGTCGGGGCTTTTTTGCGGTAATTGTCCTGCTTTGGGATTGAACCAACCCATATGTACCAGAGGGCAGCCTGTACTTCCCACATCCACT GTGAATGGATTGCCCTTCAACAAGTACTCATGGATAGTGACTCACAATGCTTTCAGCATTGTTGATTCGCCTCCTTTGCCGAGTGTTCAGAGACTAACATTTTACAATCAAGAAGATAGTGTAACTAATCAGTTGAGG AATGGAGTGCGGGGACTAATGTTGGATATGTACGACTTTCAAAATGATATCTGGCTCTGTCATTCGTTTCGAGGGCAATGCTTCAACTTCACTGCCTTT CAACCTGCAATCAATACTTTGAAAGAAGTGGAAGCATTCTTGACCCAAAATCCAACTGAGCTTGTTACCATCATAATTGAAGACTATGTGCATACTCCAAAGGGGTTGACTAATCTGTTCACAAGTGCTGGATTGGATAAGTATTGGTTTCCTGTGTCCAAGATGCCAAAAAAAGGAGATGACTGGCCTACTGTAACCGAGATGGTTCAAGCGAATCATCGGCTTATTGTTTTCACTTCTGATGCTTCGAAGGAAGCTCAAGAAGGAATAGCTTATCAATGGAAGCACATTGTTGAAAATGAGT CTGGAGACCCCGGAGTTCAAAAGGGTTCTTGCCCACATAGGAAAGAATCAAAGGCATTAAACTCTAAAGGTGCATCGCTTTTCTTGATGAATTACTTTCCGACATATCCGGTTCAAGCTGACTCGTGCAAAGAGCATTCCGCTCCACTTGCTGAGATGGTGAACACATGTTATAAAGCTGCAGGGAATGTGGTTCCTAACTTCATAGCTGTTAACTTCTACATG AGGAGTGACGGCGGTGGTGTTTTTGATATTGTGGATAAAATGAATGGCCACTCATTATGTGGATGTAGTACAGTTGCTGCTTGCCAG GCAGGTGCAACCTATGGGTCTTGCAAGAATATTTCTGTACCAAGTACAAGTCCAGCGAGCAGCACTCGCGGCAGTGGAAGCTTTACTGGATCCGTTCAGTTCTCTAAATCTGCTTCACCC GCTATATTCAAGAATATTTGA